In Melospiza melodia melodia isolate bMelMel2 chromosome 9, bMelMel2.pri, whole genome shotgun sequence, the genomic window ACAAAAGGTAAATGACAGATTGCACACTAGGCCCGAGAGCAGAGTAGACGGAACCATCTCCTTCTTTGTGGTCTGGAAGTCCTAGTGGCTACATCACATAAATACTGCAAAAATAATCCTGCCACTGCAAGGGAAAGGCTTGTAAAGAGAGAACAGACCCTTCCCTGTTTTCATGACAAGTGCTTGGCAGAGCAATGGACCTAACATCACAGTTAACActggcagccagagtcagggttCAAGGGAACTGTTGGAAAAGCCCACATCACAGCAGTTTCACCACTGCAGTATTCGGGGCAGAGCAGGCACCTCAGTGGGAGCAGGACCTGGGAAAGTGAGACTGTCACAgcaagcagcagcatcccccctACCCTGCACAACTGTCCACCTCCAGCTGCTGGGAGATCGCTTTCAAAACCACAGCAATGCATTAGTGCTGAAAAGTGAGGCAGCAGAAAAGGAGTAGAGAGGGCACAGTCCTCTGAAATGCCCCTGAGAAACCTCGTTCTAGGCTGAAATTTGTCCCATGATTTTGCCCCGTTTAACATGTTTGACAGGGTATGGCTTTGGTATTGATGGAAAATTACACCAATCAACTTAAGTGAAATAACCAAACAGCCACAGCTCCAATTTAATTCAGATGCCTTTTATTAGGCTGAAGTACTAAAACCTGTCACAGCAAGCAGTCAAGGCAAAGAACCCCACAAAGAAAGGGCTATGAACGGGCTCAAATGCAAGGACTGCCATTTGTATCTCTCCCTCACTTTTTGATATTACCTAGTTCCTGCCCAGGACCTGGAGGCCTGTATACATGGGACTGAATTATTTCCCCTCCTGCATCCTGGAGCTCTTGCATCTATGCAGCTCTTGCCCACAGTAAGAAATGTTTTCACTGCAAACTTCTCAGGAGTTAACAAAGCAGCAGAATTAATTGAAAAGCAGAAGATACTTTCACCTGGATGCTCTAAACTCTTCCTGGAATAAGATACTGAGATTTGCCTGTTCTGTTGGGTATGATCCAAAAAAGCCCAGGATCTTCTGCTACCATCACACTGATGACAGCCAGCCTAGCTGCAGCAAATTTATGGAAGCCAAGACTGTGAAAGCAGGCAGGTATGCAGCTCCAAGAGCAActttgtcactgcaggaggatATTACACTAtcagcaggggctgcccaggggaatCCCTAGTAAAAACCTAGAGGATACAATACTGTACAAAGCAAACAAAGCACAGGTGGAAATAGGGAAGTTTAACCAGGCTTCTGTGCTCTGGTTTTGGTTTATCACAGACTCTGACTTAACCAGAGTCACCTGGGTAAATTACAGTAACACTAAAACATTTATACTAACACTATAGCATACTAATGTCAGAGTATACCAATAACAGTATTAGCATTTTAGTATAGAAAACaaagataaaggaaaaaaacccttcagaTATAAGCATCCCCTGGCAGTCTGTATCCCTGAAGGTCTTTTAAAATGCTGTTTGCACACAGACTGAATAGGGCACAGATGGTTTGCTGAAAACAACATACCTTTCTAGCATTTTTCCTTTTACATATTCATAGAAGCCCACTGCAAGTACAGAGAATGAAGGAAGCCAAGATCACTCTTCCAAGATCCCTTTGGAAGGACCAAAGGGAACAATCACAGCAGTGATCAGGTCAGCATCAGAATGATTTATACCTTTCACCACATTGGTGCTACTGCTGCCACAAAACACCAGAAGTGGTCTGGCTGATCTCTTTTGGACAAAGATTGATGCAGTCCCCAAACAGTTCCTAACTTTTGGTACTTTGGACCATTTTCAACATCCTTCCTGTCTCATTAGAGTTATATGGAGGAAGTTCTACAAGCAAGGTGGGAATCTGTGGGCTAGCAGGAGGTTGCCAGACAATAGTGCCAGGGAACCATGATACTAAAGGAAATACTGGTCCATAACAactgagaaaagaaataaagaTCTGGATCTCAGCTTGTCACAGTATTTGAAACTACACACATCTTCAAGTATTTGAAATTACACACACCTTGAGCTGGGGGATGGTGTCAGACACCACACATCTGCTTCCCCAGCTAGCCCCTCATCATACATTAAATCTGTCTAGGAAGTAAGTGATATTTTCCCCATTCAATATCCACAGGCTTCCTGTTTGTCTTGTGAAAGCAACAGAGATGGTTTGTGACACAGGGCGCTCTGCAATAACAAGTTCTTCCGGACAGCCTTTTTCTCTCACTTACAACACGGCTGCAAGACAGAGCAGCTGATGTGAGACTGTGCCCCTTGTGAATGGTCTGAGGTCTGCCATGTGGAAGCAAGTCAGAACATTATTTGTAATCCCTGGATGAAAGAGAAAGAACACCTCGGGGCCATTTCCAAATAGTCGTGTGAGCCATAGACCTCAAAGTGAGAGCACATGACAGGGCAGAGTGTTAGATGGTCTTAAGAAGAATGTATGACACTCAATTTAAATAAGTTCTTCAGACTGCAGAGAAAACTGGGAAGATACAGGTGCACCAAACCTTAGGGAAGCAGTCAAGAGGAATGGGGAGGAAAAGAATCTTCCCATTAACTGCCTTGTCATTTCAACTTTCTGCAGAGAAGCAGCACATTTAAAGAAAAGTTATTAAACACCTCAGAAGGTTGTGAAATCTTGTGTAGAAAGCTATGGGGACTGATAAAGTCCTGACAGACAAGTCTGATCACATTTGACAGAGTTACAAGAGTAGAGAAGCTAGGGATGAGTCTTATCTTCAATGAAACAATTGACGCCCTCACGTAGAAGAAACCCACAATCAAACCAAAGAGCTTCTTGGCTCTGAGCCCACCAGAGGAATgagacctggctgagctgccgtAAACAGAGGTTGAAGAGGGTTGCATAGGAAGAGGAGGCAGAACAGGAGATGGAAGATACTCCTGAGATGTAATCTTCTAAAGGAAGATGAAGCAAGTTACACAAAGGCGCTCTGAACGCGCGTCCGTGTGCCAAGGCTCTAGTCCTGCGCATTGAAGCAGATGCTGAACTCGCGCCTCGCTGGAGCAAGCCGGGCTGCACACGCGCGTCGGGCAGAGCCGGAGCCAGGCTGACAGCCGAGACTTCAGACCGAGTCCCTGTCCCCGTCTCCCGGCCGGGCAGAGCTCAGGTGCcatcagcccagcccggccctacAGCGCTCACCCGGAGCGCAGCTGGCAGCCCCCCGCCCGCGGCCACCCCGAGCTCCCGACCGCGCATCCCACCGACCCCGCAGGCACGCCGCAGGGCGAAGGAcccgggcagggcacggcagccCGGCAGGGCACGGCAGCGGGACAGCGCCGCCGCTGCGGAGCCGAGCAGCCCCGCCGGGGGACACGCCGGCCGCAGCTCCTCCGGGCCGGCCGCCCCCGCCCTTGCGCCGCGGTGCCGGCACCCACCTGCAGCGAGTCCCGGCGGAGCGCGGCCCGAGCGAGAGGCGCGGCGGTGCGGGAAGTGGGAGggaagagagggagggagggagggatgcggCCGCCACCCGCCCGCCTTCCCCTTTCAAGCCGGCGGGCGCAGGTGGGGCCGGGAGGCGCAGCCCCGGCCCACGGGCCGCGccccgggccgagccgagcccggggcTGTGGCACGAAGGCGGGGCGAGAGAAGGACGCGGTGGGCACAGAGAGCCGCACCCGCTGCCCCGCCCCGGCAGCTCGACGGGCAGCGGGACAGCGCTGCAGTTTGTGCCTCCGATCGCCCTTAGAGCATCTCTCCTGTGACCGCTGCCCGGACACGGCCAGGGCCAGAACCCCCTTGAGAGGAGGGCAAGCGGAACTCGATAGTCAGGACAGCAAAAGGGAATGGGCGGTGCACAATGGAATCGGGATGTGAGGGACACTGTTCCAGCACACACCAGACGGGGATGTCCTGTTGGTCCAGTTCCAGCACTAATAACAGCTGTAGCTGCACCACTGTTGCACAGGGAAACCAGGCCTCTACACCAGGACAGCAGTAGAGCAGAGATGTAGGCTAAGTATGTCTAGCAGCTGCAAAATCTTGTGAAAGGACCAGTTTATCCCAGGAGTGTCAAGCATGTCACTTTGAGAGTCTCACAAATCATTTCCCACCCCAATGCTTGTTGCACTTGCTCAGTCAGGTGCTGATCTCCAGCAAGGCTAATGACATTCTCTGTGCTGGAATTTCAGACAGCATGACATCTACAGCATCACGTTCAAGGTGGAAGGCTGTGGCAGAGTGTTGGTTACAGAGCGACACAGAGCCCAATGCACGTGGTGCATTATCCCACTCTTTCCAGAAAACCACAGTGTGAGGGATAAAACTGAGCATTACAGCACTCAAGATCTCCACAAGGCAAGTTTCTTTTCCTTGCACACACAGGGGAAGAAATCTAAGGGGACGCAAATCAGTTATTTAAACTAGATCTATACAGGGTTTTTTAGTTATGCCTAGTCTTTCTTTTTTCTATATACTGGTGCTTATATGGCCAACTACCACACAGTTGATTTGGCAGCAATATTTGAGAAGACCTGAGGAGATATTCTGATAGGAAGGGACTTGAGCAGGCTCAGTTTTTGATATAAGCTTCTAGCATCTTACCCATATTTCTCAGTCACTCACCAGCCAGCTGCACAGGCAACCTTTTACTTCTGAATGTCTGTTACATGTCCACAATCATTTAAGTAAGATGACAAGTAGTTGTAGACAGATGTAGAGACAGTGCTGTTATCCCCAAGCACTGGTACCCTCCCTTTTCCCACCCATTATCCCATATCTTTAACTACCAGATCCACTCAGACTACAAAGGCAGCAATCTTTATTTTCTGACACATTAAATTCTCACATTTTATactcacattttttaaaaacctcAAAGCATAAAAGTATTTTAAACAGTTTCAAATGTAAGTTCCAGATAAACAGAAAAAAGAGGGCAAATGACAAGAAAGATGATGTTCAAATCCCCATGCAGAAAATACTCTTTCCCACCTTCCTTTGGCCTCTAACCTTTACTTTATTGTAATAACCATGGTCTCCTGGGCCCCTCTGCACTGTAGCCCCAGTGATTGTGCAAGCTGGGGGAAGTCCTGAAAAATGCTCACTGGAAAAAGTTGCCACTCATGTACATGGGGGTGGCTCATCAAGTCTCATCCCAACCCTCAATTAGGtgacactgctctgcacacaaacACAGCTTCCTACAACAAGGCTCTTCTCATTGGCACCCTTTGGGGAGGGAATGGAAACATGGAAATCAGGCCCTGCACTACCTCTCAGTGGCTGACAGCTTCATCATGTGGGGTAAGCATATTTCACAGCCCACTACTCCATTTCCCAAACATGCACTACCACTATTCACCTCATACTGGCTGTGAGCTCAACCCACTGCTCCTCAAACTAGTTAACTTAACCTACCTAACAGAGGGGGAATATTTTCTACCAGATGCAAGCTGCACCAGACGAAGCAGTCACACAACTGAGTGAATGCAAGCTCACCCCTCAATACACCATTACACTGTCAATTGCTCATGAAATCTCAGTTTAGGCTGCAAGTTTCTCAACTTCTTTGTGGCTGCCCATACTGAACATACACTTTTAGCTCATGCTTCAAACCTTACAGCACCAGGGTTTGCCCTAGTGCTAGGGGGAAAGTGGCATTTATCTTCTCAAGAAAGATTTAACAGATGGAAAACAGATTAAAGACCAAATGGTCTAACTCAGAAATTTAAGGCATTAATGATACATTCCCCTTGACACCTAACAAGCTCCATCTCACACTGCTGGCAGTAAATGCCAGCTGGCACATTTTATGTTCAGACAGAACAAGCAGTAATGCCACTGCAGCCAGAGCCTCTGAAACAGTAACACTGCTTATCCACCTCTGCCTTTTGCTAAAAGGCCTTCATCTCCTCagtctccttttcccttcctacaCAATCCCCATGCAGTTAAGTTTCTGTACAACTTCACTCCCCAGCTACACTAATGCAAGTGTTATTAGGAGTGCCACAGCAGTACTGTAGACCTTGGTCTTTCTGACAATAGCGCCCACCTTGCAACTGCAATCGATACTGTTACTCAACTACTAAACCACCTTTAGAGACTGCTTCTCCAAGTACTCTGGTTAGTGGCCTCCACAGGAGTGCAAGGAAGAGGAAAGTAGGTATTTACACTACAAGGGTAAACTTGAAATGTCAAGTGGGGTTGGGGATTACAGCCAAAGCGCTCAAATCAGTTGTTCTTACAGTTACTTGTCAGAGGCAAGTGACAATACGTGCCTTTTCAAAGGTATGAGAGTTAAACTGGCTGGAAAATAAATGGGAGGTTAAAATACAGGACAATGATTTCTCTTTCTTCTAGTAGATGGGCAGGAAACCAAAAGTAAAAAACACTGCCAGCCTTTCAAAATAAGACTGTAGAACATATAAGTCCTGGCGGCCACCCTAGTGGTGCCAATAACACCAGCTTAAGGATGGTTTCAAATTAGGAGACtaaaatttagaaataaaacagGGAAACATCCAACCATTCTCCCACATCCCTACACTGGAGCTGCCTGCCCCACAAGGGCCATGGGGAGGTAGCATTCCAGGCAGGCTTGACACCCATAATGTCCATATGCCCATCCCAGGTGTTCTGGTGAGCAGATGGTTTATGAACTCCAACATTCTCAGTCACTTTCAAACTTGACAGAATTGACTTGGGTTGATATAGTGCCCCCACGATAGCTGCCtcgctttttctttgttttctcatGACGGAAAGATTTGCCTTTAGTGTATTTCAGGATGTTGTTAGCTTTCTCACCCCAGTCGCCAGCTGCTCCTTTCTGTGAGGGATGGAGGGGGGGAAAATAAATTCAAGTCAGTACCCAAGAGAGGGAGGGCAATGCTCTACACTTCCCAGCACATTGGCACAGGAGCTGACACTGCTCTCCCATGCGCCTCCTGGTGGAAGAAGGTCTCACCAAAACCACTCCCCAGAAGCACACCGAGCCTGCTCTGCAGTCAGGTACTTCAGAGACCAATTGTTACCACTCTGGCACCACCTAGCCCTACCTTTGCTTCAAATGAGTTATCAGCCACACGGGCATCCACCTCAATCTCTTCTTCCCTTACGCGACGGAATGGAGAGGACGGCTGttgaaaaagaaaatgagaaacacACAATGTTCCTTTAatcacaaacaaacacacaatgTTCCTTTAGTAACAACCTCCTTCCTTGCCCTGCAAATACAGAACCCTATTCACATCACCTCAATCTTTAAGTGTTTCTCAGATTCACCATTCTTTCCCCACTTCAGATCAGACAGCTCAGGAGTGCTCCTGTGCAAGTATATCAAATCAGCTTTTGCCAGAATAATATGTTATGTGCACTCCCTAGGGTTCTCCGGACAAGGTTAGAGTACTTAAGGAGATAGCAAAAATACAAATAATCCTGTGGGCCCAACCACCCAGAAAAACCTCTCCTTGTTCAGAAGGCAGAGATGCCTCTTCAGCCAGCTGCCACAGTCCACCCTCACTCACCCGTTTCACCTTGGGAACTGTGTGTGGTGTTTTGGCTTTGATCTTTGCTTTTTTACTGTGTGGTGTTTCTGGCTCCTGAacatcttccctcttctgtttctTCCCGACTGTACCTGTTAGATGTACAGCAGAACTTTAAAGGCAGCGTTGGGAAAAGTAATGGCTTCTGTtccccagaaagcaaacccagtgTTGACACAGGTGTGAGAACTGGTGTCTGCATTACTTCACCCACAAAAAGAGACTGCTGTACCAGACACTAACAAATTCTGAGTCAGCAAGGACTCCTAACCCTATCCTAATGGATAAAATTTTATGCAATAGGATAGCCCTATATGAACGATTTTGCATACTTGAGAGAGTTCTGTTAGCCAAAGTTTGCCAGATTTTGGATTCATACCATATGCACTTGCACACATCAGTAGTGCATCACTAGTTGTTTTCCTTCTGGAGGGTTAAAGATTGAAATTGCGCACCGGGGCATCAACTGTGGTGTCCCACTGCACACAGACAAGGTCCTCCAGCAGTCTGCTTTGCTGTCACTAAATCATGTGCATGCACAGATGGCAACTGGCAACAACTACACAGACATGTACTTCACATTACCACAAATGTGGTAATGTGCAGCCATGCAATGCAGACAAAAAAGATCCCACCAAATTCAAAACTAGCCCTTCCCTCTTACTACTGCACCAAATGGCACAAACACACAGAGATTACAATGAGTATTGTTTCATGAAGTCTTCCATTCATGCTTAGCTCAGTAACACTGCCTGACAGACCCACTTCCCACACTGCTGGTAATACCTCCATTGACTTTTCCAGTCTCTTCTTCAGAGCTGCTTTCACTGCTGCTACTGCTGCCACCAGCTGGCTTAGACTTCACGTTGTTTGCAGCTACTGCAGATGCTTTTGCTTTCTCTGTGGAGGCAGGGGCTTTAGAACCGTTCTGCACCCCCTTCACTGCCTTTTTGGGTTTCTCATCCTCTTCACTGGAACTGTCTGATGAGCTGCTGCTACTGCTAGAAGCAGCTGCCTTCTTCCCCACAGCTGCTTTTGCTGCCCCTGTAGATTTGGTGGCTGGTTTTCCTGCTGGCTTTTCTTCTTCACTGCTTGAGCTATCAGAGTCAGATGTGTCTGCTTTGGGAGCTGGAGTAGAAGGTTTGGACAGTGGCTTAGCCACTTTGCCAGCTGGTTTAGCTGGAGgacatttcttcttcttcttctcatcCTCAGAACTGCTGGAGCTGCTATCTGAATCAGAGCTACTCTGTGCTTTCTTTATGGCAGCTGGAGACTTCTTTGCTGCAGGGGTTGCTGCTTTAGTTGTGGGCTTCACAGGAGCTGCCTTCTTGTCAGAACTATCAGAATCTAGAATGGAAAGAAAAAGAGCAATAAAGGCTAAGTCTCATTCCTTTAATACAAGGCCAGCACTCAGATTCAGTGTTGATACACAGTACACTTCATCATCTGCTTGAAACAACATTGCAATGGGTATTCCTGTCCAACTGCATCTTCAGACCCTGCCCAGAAACAGAAAGGTCTGAACAAGAACAACATGCAGATAGAAATTCTCCTTCTCTCCCACTCCAATACCTGAGCTGTCTGAGGAAGAACTGGAGTCTTTCTTTGCTTGTCCAGGCTTGACAATTACTTTTGCTGGTTTGGAAGTATTCTTTATCACAGGTTGTTTAGCAGGGAGCTTATTCCCTACCTTCTTTTTATCATCTTCAGAGCTAGaatctaaaaaaaaaacacaacaaaaaaaaagttcttcAAGTTAAGAGGCTTCATGTGCAAGTTACTTTAGTGGTAACATGTATGTAATTTATGGGTAAGTGAAAAGCAAAATGGCTCAAGGCTGAGCCACTAGGCAACTGGCAAGCATCTGATGAACACTTGAACAGTCAAGGGACAGCATTCATTTTTCATGCATCTTCTTTGTTGGGAGAAAGTGGAAACAGTTTAAGTTGTTCACTAATGCATGCACAAGGAAGGAAATATTTGGAGAATAATGTAGGAGAAGAGGTACTGAATAAGGAATTTTAGAGAAAGTACCAGTATCATTAAACGTGGGGAGAAGAAACATTGAAAAAAGAATCTATGTGGTAAGGGTCAgaaaaaacatattaaaaaattaaGAGATAAAGTTGACAAAGCATGCAAAGTGAGGCAGCAACAGCACAGTATCTCATTTTAGCTAATTCTTCTATCAGATGAGGAAGCAGCAGTTTGAAAATGGAGACTCTTGAGTACAAATACACCTTTGTTTGTGCTACATGGATCTGGAATATTAAACCTGATCTATTCCAGTATTGCTGAACACTTCAGCAACAGCAATCAAAAACTTGACAACGAGGTAACAAAATcaggagacacagaacagctgaCATTCACTGGAGTGTCACACAACCTAGTGCTAGGGCTAGCTGTCTGCAGACTGACTGGCAGCTGCTACCCAGTCTCTGCCATGCCACCAGAGATGCTGAGATATGCCACAGGAGCATCTTGAACTCAGAGGGAAATTGCAGCACATAGGGAACTTACATGGGAAATACCAAACCTGAAACCTGGCTGACACAAGAGACAAAGTACTGCTCCCATTTCTAGGGCCACATCAGAAGAAGGGAGACATCTTCTAAGTCTAGTTTGAACTTCATATGGTGATTACACTTTTATTTCAGATACTTCTCCAAAAACAATGGAataacaaaccccaaaaatctcaagAGAGATGTTCAAGAACAGTTTAACCATTAAACATCTGTAAGAAACCTGATTCACAATTGCCTGCCCTTTCCATCCAGCAATATGGACTTTTCTACACTTGCCAATGGTCTTGTCTCATGGTCACACTCCCCCTTGAACTGCAGGCTGCTGGTTTTCAATTTTGTATCTTGCTATTCCTGGAGACTCTGAAGCTTTTAAGCTCATACACTAAGGCTTTTAGATACATCACTATGGAGCAACTTGGCCAGTAAAAACATGAACACAAAAGAATCAGAACTTGATTTCTTGAATTACCTGAGTCACTGTCAGAACTGGATTCAGCCTTCTTGGTAGTCACAGCTTTCTTCTGGGGGGCAGGGGGTGTTTTAGCTACTACTGCTTTGCCTAAAAAAGCAAGTTTAAAATTAATAGGCCACATCCACACCACACCTTTGTCCCAAGATCCAAACCTCAGCACAAGTGAAAAAGCTCCATTCTCAGTACATCAGCCACTCAGCCAGCCTACTGGAAGCCACGCAAGAACTTGGCTTATTCCCACTAAACTAGATCCCAATGACTTTTCAAATCAGCATGTGCAAATGCAACCGGACCACAGTTCAGATCCACAAGTTCTACACAGTGGTGTTTGGAATGCCTTCAAATTAGTCAGAAGCTTCCAGAAGAGCAAATAGCAACACAGAGCAAAGAAAAACAGCTTTTTCAAGGAAGCCAAGACCTTGCAAAATCCTTGTTGGCACAATGTAGTGCTCCCTCTGCACCCTCTCCTTCTCACAACATACCTGCCTTTGAGGGTACCTGCTCTGCCTCATCACTACTGTCTGAGGAGTCACTGCTCTCAGCCTTTTTTGCAGGAGCTTTAGCAAGGCCCTTCTTTGCCTGTGTTCCTTGAGGAGGTGGTACAGCACTGTATGGACCTACGAAGAGAAACACAGCATTCTGCATGATAAGAGAAACACAGATGCTTGCATGATAATGTGAACAGCACAAGGTGTTTGTTGTAGTTAGAATAAAGCACTTTGCTATTCACTTCCATTTATTCCCCTACTGTAGCTACAATCCAACACTAGCTTATAATTTGAAAGATTATACCCAC contains:
- the NOLC1 gene encoding nucleolar and coiled-body phosphoprotein 1 gives rise to the protein MAERRAVPSDLFPLVLAFLRESGCQGAARAFAKEAAAKEQDPNAASLLDIFTYWLQSPAAKKRKLVPNGAQAKRKPSASSSDSSSEEDEKPPAKKPAKASAVPKAKAAPAAKTAESSSEDSSDDSDSEEEKKPAKKGAKPAVKPAGAKIQPQKKAESSSSDSSSSDEGAPKKQPPKPATPKSGSKAAQAAAKVVNGKAESSSSSSSEDSDEEKAPPKKAVPKKSPLPKPAAAQACPGKTKRAKESSSSEDSSDSSDDEKPPAKQKPKSGPYSAVPPPQGTQAKKGLAKAPAKKAESSDSSDSSDEAEQVPSKAGKAVVAKTPPAPQKKAVTTKKAESSSDSDSDSSSEDDKKKVGNKLPAKQPVIKNTSKPAKVIVKPGQAKKDSSSSSDSSDSDSSDKKAAPVKPTTKAATPAAKKSPAAIKKAQSSSDSDSSSSSSEDEKKKKKCPPAKPAGKVAKPLSKPSTPAPKADTSDSDSSSSEEEKPAGKPATKSTGAAKAAVGKKAAASSSSSSSSDSSSEEDEKPKKAVKGVQNGSKAPASTEKAKASAVAANNVKSKPAGGSSSSSESSSEEETGKVNGGTVGKKQKREDVQEPETPHSKKAKIKAKTPHTVPKVKRPSSPFRRVREEEIEVDARVADNSFEAKKGAAGDWGEKANNILKYTKGKSFRHEKTKKKRGSYRGGTISTQVNSVKFESD